TAAATGCAGGTCTAATAGTCTCGCTAAAGGGATTAGGCGGCGAATTTACTTGGGTTATCTGTCTACTTCTAAAGGCTTGAGTAATTTGATTAGAAATGCAATTTAATTCACTTAAATAGATATCAACGCTTGAGAGAGAACGTAAGATTATTCCTGCTGAATTACCTACTATTTGGCCTAATAACAAACTTCCTATATCTGCTCCTGCCTCTCCTATAGCCATAATAAGTAAAAACTTTAATAATTATATATAAATTTTTTCATAAGAAAAAAGTATGCCATAATACCGTTGTAAAGATATAAATATGAAATTCTTAGCTATTTTATCCTTCATTTCTTTTTTAGTCTTTATAACGAGATTATAAATATCTTAAATTTTTACCTATATGATGTTATTGATATACATAGTGTGTTTTCCATAATGAGCTAGTATAGGTAGAAATTCTGAAATTAGGTTCTTTACTTAACTTATGTTTTACTCGAGCTTTTTTGTTATAATCTTGAACATACACTAACCCTAAACTCAGCAAATATTGCTTCAGATGGAAAAATTCTTTAACTATCAGTGCTTCATTTGAGTGTGCCTAACAACTTATCTAGCTTGCCACAACGGTAAAGTAAGTGGAGAACCAATTCCAGGGAAAGTCCATCTCGGAGAGTCTATGGTTTAAATACTTGTTCAACTCTGCTCCCTACCCTAAAGATGCTGTAGTCATGTTCTAGCAAATGGATTTAATGAGTTTCTGACTTCCTTCCCGCTCTGAGGCTTTCTGCACACGCCATTGTGTAATTTACTATCCAAAGAGAAAATAGGCTTTGTACTTAAATTCACTTTTTCCCTTGAAAAGCTTACTATACGTAAGAGCTAAGAAAGTAACATATATTCTGCTTCTATAGAAACAATAAAAGATTTATAAATAAAATATCTTGAAAAATTAATAGTAAAAGTAAATACTTTTATTTTTAAAGTTCTTGGACTAAAGGCTAATTAGTTTTTATAGCTAAGCTAGTATTATCATTTTTTATAAAAAAGTTAAAATGAAGATGAGAAGATTATATAGATATTTACCTAAAAAAGTGTTTTTCACTTTAAATAGTGACACGTTTTACCTCTTTTTAATTTAGCTTGTTATTGCGTATGGTACTGTTACTGATGATGATACTATTATTACTCCCCACATTCCTGCTAGTGCATGTCCTGCTATTCCACAGCAGAACCAGTAGTATCCGGGTGATAGTGTTATTGTTCCACTTGCTGATTGTCCACTAATTAATCCTGTGGATTCATAAGATGATGAGCTAGTTCCTACGTAGAGTAATATTTTGCCATCTTGAGCTACATTGGCGTTATTTGGTGTTGCTGTATCATTTTGTACTATTAAGAAGTTGTGTGCAAGACCGCTCTCTTCATTAGTATAATAAACTATTACAGTCCAACCAGCTGGAATGTAAATATGCAATTGACCATTAGAAGTACCATTAAAGTTGAATGGTGAACCAGTAGATAGGGAAGCTATATATAAGAAAACAGTATGATTACTAGGATTATAAGGTAACTTAATAGCACCAGGAGGTAAGGAAACAGAAGTCGTAGTAGTTGTAGTGGTGGTAGTAGTAGTCACAGAAGTAGTTGTAGTAGGAGTAGTTGTAGTTAACATTACTGCTGCATGTGATTTAGGTAATGGATATGTGACTATCATAAAGTTATATGCTATAAATCCTGCCATTACTGCTGTTCCACCAAATATAATAATAAGTAATGCTATTCCTAGCTTATTCATAGCTTATCTCAATTGTCATGATTAAAAAAGTAGTATTTATTTTTATCTATTTTTACCAAAAGCTTGTTTATGATTTTATTTTCCTATTTCAATTTTTCATTAATTTTAGAAGAATAAGATTTATGAAGAAAAAGTAGTAAAATTTATTAATAATTGTTTATTATGTGTAATATGACCCTAAATGTTATTGTTTGCAGAGCAAATAGTATCTCTTCCAAGTTTATATACTATGGTATCAACTATTGCTCCTCCTTCGAGTGTTCCATTTGAGGATGTTTTTGGATTTGCTCTAGCTGGCGCAGGTATAGCTTTTGGGATTATTTTCTATCTCCTCATAAGAAAGAAAACAATTAATATTTTCTAATTTAAGTTATCATTTTTTTAAATAAATTCTCATTTTATATTTTATTAGTTTAAAAAGTGCTATCAAACTATTCATTTATAGTAAGAAAAACTTATAAACTAATTAATATATTAAAATAATTGAGTGAGTGGTAGTGAGTGAGCACAAGAGAGATTGGGAGAAAATATGGTTTATAGTTATGTTAGTTCTTGTAGCTGCTTTTACTGGATATAGCTATGTGAGTATAATAACTGGCTCTGCTGCTACATATAGGTACGGATTACCATTAGCTAGTGGTGTTCCTAAGCCTTTACCAAACGGTACAGTTATTGTTTATATGCTAGCTGTGCAATGGTCATGGATTCCACAAAATGCTACAGAAATAATTTATTTGCCAAATGGTAGTATGGAGAATATTAGTGTTACTTCTACAGTTATTGGGTATGTTAATGGTTATCCATATATTAAAGTAAGTCCCGGACAACCAATACTATTAGTACTTTATAGTAATAACGTGATACATGCTTTCTACCTTAGACTTCCTCATGGTCCTCAAAATTGGAATATAGTTCCTGGTGTCAATAGTTATGCATTTTTCTATGCTCCAACAACTCCGGGTAACTATACTTTCCACTGTGCAGAATATTGTGGTATAGGTCATTCATACATGTATGGTTATTTGTGGGTGATGTAAGATGGTAAAGTTGTATCCTAAAACTAGTTTAGGAATGGGATTACTATACATATCTGGAGCTATTTCTTGGTTAGTAGCAATGGGAATTGCAGCGTTATGGTTTAGAACAATTTTGCTAAACCCACATACTAATCCTAAGGTAGGTTATGCAATTTCGCCACTTTATTACTTCTTAGTCACTTTTCATGGAATGTCTGCAATGTATATTATAGTTGATGATTTGGCTTTAGGAATTTTTGCATACGCATTATATAAAAGTGGAATGTCTATTGTTCACTTTAAGACATTAACAGTTCTATTTTGGATACTAAACTTAGCACCAATAGTTACTTTTGCTGGAGGCCCAATAACAGGTTGGTACATGTATCCTCCATTAGCCTTACAGACTGGTTCTTGGCTAGTATATCATACCAACGCTTTGATAGGTCTTGCTTACTTCTTCTTATTCCTAAACGCTTTGGCAGTGATATTATCCTCTTTAGTTATGTTTATTGATGCTATAAAGACTAGACCAAAAGAAGGCAAAATACCGATATTTGCTGCATACGCCATGATGTTTGCTGGCGCATTAATTTTCTTAACAGAGCCAGCCTTGGCAGCGGGTGAACTATGGTATACTCTATATTTCTGGGCTGGTGTTTCAGTAAACCCACTAACGTGGGTAGTTTTGTTCTGGTTCTTCGGTCATCCAGTAGTTTATTATGTTCCATTTACCGTATTTGGTGGGCTTTATGCTTTAATTCCTCAATATGCTGGAAGACCATTATACAGTGAAAGATGGGCAAGATGGAATATCATATTATTATTTACTTTTAGTATGCTAGCCTGGGTTCATCATTTACAGACTTTTCCATTACCAGTTTATATTAGAGCATTTATTACACCAACTACTTTAATATTAGCTGCTGGTTCTGGTTTAACAGTATTAAACTTGGCACTTACTATATTCTATAGTCCGAAAGGATATAATTACAAAGATCCAGTAGGGTTTGCTGCATTAATTGCTTATATAGGATTTATATTAGCTGGATTACAAGCCTTAATTCTTCCTATAAATATTACTAATATAATCGTTCATAACACCTACTATGTCGTTGGTCACTTTCACCTAATGATATGGACTATAATTCTTGTAGGTAGTATAGCAATAATCTTAGATATGTTAAGGAGTA
The nucleotide sequence above comes from Sulfurisphaera javensis. Encoded proteins:
- a CDS encoding sulfocyanin — its product is MNKLGIALLIIIFGGTAVMAGFIAYNFMIVTYPLPKSHAAVMLTTTTPTTTTSVTTTTTTTTTTTSVSLPPGAIKLPYNPSNHTVFLYIASLSTGSPFNFNGTSNGQLHIYIPAGWTVIVYYTNEESGLAHNFLIVQNDTATPNNANVAQDGKILLYVGTSSSSYESTGLISGQSASGTITLSPGYYWFCCGIAGHALAGMWGVIIVSSSVTVPYAITS
- the soxA gene encoding proton pump complex quinol oxidase subunit SoxA gives rise to the protein MSEHKRDWEKIWFIVMLVLVAAFTGYSYVSIITGSAATYRYGLPLASGVPKPLPNGTVIVYMLAVQWSWIPQNATEIIYLPNGSMENISVTSTVIGYVNGYPYIKVSPGQPILLVLYSNNVIHAFYLRLPHGPQNWNIVPGVNSYAFFYAPTTPGNYTFHCAEYCGIGHSYMYGYLWVM
- the soxB gene encoding proton pump complex quinol oxidase subunit SoxB encodes the protein MVKLYPKTSLGMGLLYISGAISWLVAMGIAALWFRTILLNPHTNPKVGYAISPLYYFLVTFHGMSAMYIIVDDLALGIFAYALYKSGMSIVHFKTLTVLFWILNLAPIVTFAGGPITGWYMYPPLALQTGSWLVYHTNALIGLAYFFLFLNALAVILSSLVMFIDAIKTRPKEGKIPIFAAYAMMFAGALIFLTEPALAAGELWYTLYFWAGVSVNPLTWVVLFWFFGHPVVYYVPFTVFGGLYALIPQYAGRPLYSERWARWNIILLFTFSMLAWVHHLQTFPLPVYIRAFITPTTLILAAGSGLTVLNLALTIFYSPKGYNYKDPVGFAALIAYIGFILAGLQALILPINITNIIVHNTYYVVGHFHLMIWTIILVGSIAIILDMLRSKVGATLDFSSLSRGLLYAGLSMWTVGAFITGYTMSVAGYLGLIRRWDAYPVQFQPYMDIMTYGAIIMGASFVFIALPIVFTLLRVGIPIFWTPTTGVTTPSTITMNINSPKGGSGSIIKEIKETKGNTLDNKITKLK